Proteins co-encoded in one Nicotiana sylvestris chromosome 7, ASM39365v2, whole genome shotgun sequence genomic window:
- the LOC104234127 gene encoding uncharacterized protein: MRSLRRKDVYVTGNFIYRLNPEKFSTMEALYSSVHYWLVGLPTISKFEWKQGHTFGSSILFLALSVSIYLSLTLLSLRFASHLPTLSATILHRITAVHSLILCLLSLITVVGCSLSVLHQMPRHDWKWLFCFPPNHTHTRGPVFFWFHVCFLSKILEFIDTLLIILSSSRSRRLSFLHVYHHAMVPVLGYLAIYTSQSMLHIVVITNASVHVLMYAYYFLCAIGKKPWWKRLVTNCQIVQFIFGFPCSAMMLYYHFTTKLGCSGFGPWCACIAFDVSLLALFLDFHSNNYGKNNRKGHDNKLEKQA; the protein is encoded by the coding sequence ATGCGTTCTCTCCGAAGAAAAGATGTTTATGTGACAGGGAACTTCATTTATAGATTGAACCCTGAAAAGTTCAGTACTATGGAAGCTCTTTACTCTAGTGTCCACTACTGGCTAGTTGGCCTCCCAACAATTAGCAAATTCGAGTGGAAACAAGGCCACACTTTTGGTTCCTCAATACTATTCCTCGCTCTTTCGGTCTCTATCTACTTGTCTCTCACTCTATTATCTCTTCGTTTCGCATCACACCTCCCCACCCTATCCGCCACCATTCTCCACCGCATCACCGCCGTACACAGTCTTATCCTCTGCCTCCTCTCTCTCATCACGGTCGTCGGCTGCAGCCTCTCTGTCCTCCACCAAATGCCACGTCATGATTGGAAATGGCTCTTTTGCTTCCCACCCAATCACACTCATACACGTGGACCCGTGTTCTTTTGGTTTCACGTCTGTTTCCTTTCCAAGATTCTTGAATTCATAGACACCCTTTTAATCATTTTAAGTAGTTCTAGATCAAGGCGACTCTCGTTCCTTCATGTGTACCACCATGCAATGGTGCCTGTTCTTGGTTATCTTGCGATCTACACTTCTCAGTCGATGCTCCATATTGTAGTCATCACGAATGCTTCAGTTCATGTTCTAATGTACGCCTATTACTTCCTCTGTGCAATAGGGAAGAAGCCATGGTGGAAGAGGTTGGTAACAAACTGTCAAATTGTTCAGTTCATTTTTGGATTTCCATGTTCAGCTATGATGTTGTACTATCACTTTACTACTAAGCTTGGGTGCTCCGGTTTTGGACCTTGGTGCGCTTGTATTGCTTTTGATGTTTCGCTTTTGGCACTTTTTCTTGACTTCCATTCCAACAACTATGGCAAGAACAACAGGAAAGGTCATGATAATAAGCTGGAGAAACAGGCATAA